One genomic window of Mercenaria mercenaria strain notata chromosome 2, MADL_Memer_1, whole genome shotgun sequence includes the following:
- the LOC123565429 gene encoding uncharacterized protein LOC123565429, translated as MSSNVLCLHCSRLVANHHQAIDCDSCGGWQHRACNTGISRYMYAKMRRGEVTRDFICEKCAHNQTPMDTSDTSVGDMLLQIPPMEDSTQSLDGLTADTHSMRTEPETEDDSFNVTAPFTRPQELEESALAEPNPTSSFVEEAETTYEVVDGGSSKGKSVLLESTGFSYTQKRQRGNIVYWWCSQRTKTRRCPATVIQRDDNFRGGLHRHDHPADLGLRHKTLLTKKVKTDAKQQPFVSAKAVVEDAYKDLRAEDFNLPDEGLLVRRANRHRQKTRPPEPRREDFQLVEEALPDGYLCCDLTVDGARHIIFATNTQLDVLQKAKRWYVDGTFKVLRSRDTFEQLYSIHAFLKNDEGETKQVPLVFIFMSRKRKKDYKKVFKKVKALTTPNKVEGFVLDFEAAAWSAIRRVFPDVKISGCAYHWSRAVWRKVQNLGLTGAYMQDEGTHWFIRKILALPLIPAEHAAPAFEHIQRKGTPPLQPLLEYVQSTWFNGFWSPEEWSVYGQSIRTNNDCEGWHRRSQ; from the exons ATGAGTTCAAACGTGCTTTGTTTACACTGCTCGCGTCTTGTTGCAAATCATCATCAAGCAATTGATTGTGATTCTTGCGGAGGATGGCAACATCGTGCTTGTAACACTg gTATATCCAGGTACATGTATGCCAAGATGCGCCGTGGCGAAGTGACCAGAGATTTCATTTGTGAAAAATGCGCGCACAATCAG ACACCCATGGACACATCTGATACCAGTGTTGGTGACATGCTCCTACAAATACCGCCTATGGAAGATTCTACTCAGTCCTTAGATGGCCTAACAGCCGATACACACTCTATGAGAACAGAGCCTGAGACTGAAGATGACTCGTTTAATGTGACGGCTCCCTTCACCAGACCACAGGAGTTAGAAGAAAGTGCTTTGGCAGAGCCTAATCCAACTTCGTCCTTCGTTGAGGAAGCTGAAACAACATATGAGGTCGTTGATGGTGGTTCTTCAAAGGGAAAGAGTGTCCTCCTTGAAAGTACAGGTTTTAGCTACACACAAAAG AGACAGAGGGGTAATATTGTGTATTGGTGGTGTTCACAACGTACCAAGACCAGGAGATGTCCGGCTACGGTGATTCAACGTGATGACAACTTCCGAGGAGGCTTACACAGACACGACCATCCAGCTGACCTTGGTCTCCGACATAAGACTCTTCTTACCAAAAAG gTGAAAACAGATGCCAAGCAGCAACCGTTCGTGTCAGCAAAGGCAGTTGTTGAGGATGCCTACAAGGATCTTCGTGCCGAAGATTTCAACCTTCCAGATGAGGGTCTTCTTGTTAGACGAGCAAACCGCCATCGCCAGAAGACAAGACCTCCAGAGCCACGTAGAGAAGACTTCCAGCTGGTAGAGGAAGCCCTTCCAGATGGATATCTTTGCTGTGATTTGACTGTAGATGGAGCCAGGCACATCATTTTCGCAACCAACACACAACTGGATGTCCTCCAAAAGGCCAAGCGATGGTATGTGGATGGTACGTTCAAGGTGCTGAGGAGCAGGGACACTTTTGAACAGCTTTACAGTATCCACGCCTTCCTGAAGAATGATGAGGGGGAAACAAAACAAGTTCCATTGGTATTCATCTTCATGAGTCGTAAGAGGAAGAAGGATTATAAGAAGGTGTTTAAG aAAGTGAAAGCTCTGACTACACCAAACAAAGTTGAGGGCTTTGTGCTGGATTTTGAGGCAGCAGCGTGGTCGGCTATCAGACGTGTATTTCCAGATGTGAAGATCTCAGGGTGTGCTTACCACTGGTCACGGGCAGTCTGGAGAAAAGTTCAG AATCTAGGTTTGACTGGAGCCTACATGCAAGATGAGGGTACTCACTGGTTCATTAGGAAGATACTCGCCCTACCACTTATACCAGCTGAACATGCTGCACCAGCCTTCGAGCACATTCAACGAAAGGGAACACCACCTCTACAGCCTCTTCTCGAGTATGTACAATCAACCTGGTTCAATGGATTCTGGTCACCAGAAGAATGGTCTGTCTATGGACAGTCCATTCGCACCAACAATGACTGCGAAG gATGGCACCGCAGatcccagtag